The sequence below is a genomic window from Tubulanus polymorphus chromosome 1, tnTubPoly1.2, whole genome shotgun sequence.
ATTTACTGAGGAATGTTATGTGCACATCGGGCAAATCGGTTTGCGCCATTACGAATTCCTTCAAAGATTTCCCTCTCGCAATATGCCTCAGGGATCCGAAATACATCATAAATGTAGTGGGCCAAATAGTACGAAGTATTTCAGGGATTCTTTGCGATTTGACCAAATTCTGAATGCTAGTCCATTcatcaattgtcatatatttATCCCCCTCATCAGCCATGCTGATTGACAGATTTGTAAATTCTTCATTACGAAATGCTGATGCTAGAAGATTTGGTGGAGATGACTTGCGATGAGATGCACTTCCATAGCctttttttcttgaattttcacGTAGGACACTGTTTGTTGCGTACCATCTAGGCCTTAGCCGAGCGATGCTGAATTGAACAGTTAAGGGCATCGTTTTCTTGCAGAATCTCGTCAGAGGCACACCCTGCCTTAGAATCCATGTTGAGATCTGTCTGGTAAGGAACATTGTAACAATGCCctagaaaaaaatcttttaaacGTATATAATATTACTATTAGACATTATTGGTATTGTTTGGTAATTAGCACAATTTTCAGGCACAATCAAAAATTAcgaataaaatgcatttccaTACTTTATTCACTGTTGTTCCATCGATAAACTAATTAAATTAGATAGTTTGTATGTATAACTTACCAATGATACGCCTTAGATAACTGGCTTACTCAGCaaatgaatattattagaaGAAATTCCGAAATTCCATGCATGTGTTGTGTTGACTGCTACGACGACGGCTCCACATACTTTCAGTATCGCGCGCTGATTGGTCGCGGTTAAACTCATGTTTTTCTTATTCTTATAAATCTATTTCGCTATTTTGTCATCTATTGTTTGTCTCTGCCGTTACTCTCTCCTCTGTTTAAATCACTATGTATAATACTTTAATAAACAACAGCTGATTAATTAGTCCAATAAAGTACTGAATTGAATTTGGTAAGTGGGCGTGTGCTACTGTGCTTGTAAACACAATACACGTGCTTAATCCCATTGACAGTTGGTGGATCAacagggacttgacacaaaaggattttgaccccagtatcctaggtactatatagaaagtctttttatatatagtaccttggatactggggtcaaaatccttttgtgtcaagtccctgtggGTGGATCACTTTGACAGGCATTTGACATCCCATTCATTGACAGTTGAGTGCACGTCATAAGACATTGTCATAAGTAATGTAGGCTCCTCTGATAAACGCCACCTGCTGTAACTACTAATATTAACGAGATGAGTTTTGAAGGATTTTGTAGTGCAGAATATTTGGTGGGACATCTGGCTCATAGGAACGGTTCTAGATTCGAATCTATGACATTCACTTATTTCGGGGCATAAAGGAACGaaatagaaaagaaacaatttaTAAGCACAATATTTtccttttattgaaaatgagacTTCTTGTTCGACAATCTATCACAAACATATTTAATAAGTACGATAAAACAGCACcttaaaattattatataaGTACATACATTAAAACTTTACACAGTACACATGTATATGAGCCAAATTTCTATGCTATGCAGAAAGGCTAGCTTTTCTAACTATAGATTATAATTAAGTATTTACATTTTTAGGCAAATTTTGCAATACACTGTGCAATACAAACACTGTGCTCATTGCATCCATCTATGAATGATGTTAAAGGTTACCGCTTTAGTACATTAGTTGATTATttgatcaaaatttgaaataaatcaaaaagtcTTGATATTATCCTAAACAAATTTTAACTAACGGATTCAAATTTGTCCACATGAATATTTAATTTGATGAATGATTAATGTGTCGCATACACCATCAACAGTCAAATGACTAGATAAAGCTATAATGTGAAGTCATAATTCTTatataataatagaatattcagGAATTGTTGCAAAACAATTTACCGGGATACAGAAAACTAATTTGTAGATTTTGTGCGAGTACAACAGGAAAATAATATTAGtgataacaaaaatacataaagatctttacatttttatgtatttttggtgaTAACCATAGAGGTAACTGCATATAGTCTCAAATCATACTCTATTATAAACtcttaaatattttgaagtggtagattgaatcaatcaatctTTGCAACTTTGTCATGATTtagataatatataaacaattatttcaaattacgAACAACAGCATAGTCAAAATTGTTATTTGCTAACAAAATTTAACATTTTCAAGATTACCCCCTTAGAGCACAGCCCAGTAAACTAAGAAAAATGCATAAGACGTTCATTGCTATAggatgttataaataatcagaattgaaattcaattttcaaaataagcttTCACTTAAACAAAGAGTAAATAACAAGTATCTTTTACGGGTACTGAAATTGATAACCCATTGTCACAATGCTTTACATGCTTTacgaattcaaatgatgtacATGCctataaaaaatatatagatggTCATTTAATCACATTATTCGCAACTCGTCCATAGATTATGATAATATCTTCATTATTGATACAGTTATCTAATATGGAAAAACCGTGCTTACATACAGTACAATGCTCACTAATGTTCAGACATATTCTGATCAGCCATATTTCAGTTAGTTCACAATGTATACCAAATGAAAGTACCGGTATGCAGTGGAAAACATACACATACACGTTTGAAAGAGGTAAAATTACCTATGTCAATTCAAACTAAGTTGCATAAGGAAGAATAAACATGTAAGTTTGATGTACAGCAGTAATCAAAGTCAATGCAAGCATACACAGTTACAAAGAATGATGGCacataatttaaaaaaatttgtatttattctcATAATAAAGTGATTGTATAATCTGCTGTAACAGCTTTTCTGAATCATCTCAGTAGATGTCATTgctttaaaataaaaataaataacctACAAACTCTTTTTTTTCGATGTATGATTGTCTTATCTAAATACACTATATTGTAATGACTTCATCAATTGTTGGGTAATAAAAAATGCAACTTGAGAACGAATCAAAAACTTCGAAGATTACGAAAAAGTtttgtttaacattcttcgTCAGTTTGAGGAGGTTTATCTGACTGAAATTTCGTCACCAACTGCTTGACTAATCCGCGCATATTAGCGAGCGTTTCGGCGTCGAGTTCTTGACTGTCACGATTCGTCCCCGGATCAGACATCATTCCCGGATCTTCGGACGCATCACTTGAGTGTCCGTCGTATCCACCGCAGTCGCTCATCGCACCACTCGTGAATCGGATTCCATAGTCTCTGTATTTCGCTCTGCTTAACCGAGGACTACCAGACAGCGTTGATTGGCTACTCTTTTCTAAAGACTTCAACCTTTCAGCTATCATCGATCCCCTTTCTCTGCGCAGCGTTCCCGATTTCTCACAAACGGGCAAAGGCGGCTTGGCCGTGTTTACCTTAGTTGTATAATTTCGTTGCTCGATCATTCTTACGGTGTCGCGTATCGTTATGCCCTGATACTTTCCCACTACCTGACCATTGCTACATCCGGCGTCGTGAGGACTGAAATCTGGGTCATCATCATGGCGACTCATTTCGTCGCCAGCATCTGAACCGCTAGAATTATGACATGCCAGATTCTGCAATCCTTTTATGTACTCTTCTCCAGTTTCCTTACACGAATCAACATCCGAATAAGAGTTGGATGATTCAGCATTTTTGCAAGACATTTCCGCTATTCTTTCACAGGTCAATTCAACGCAAGAAGCTAATGGGGAGTTATTAGCATACGATCTTTGCGGTCTAGGTGGCCGCTGACGTGTCAGTGATGTTGAACCCAGTTCAATTGGTTTGGACTTTTTCGAATCTTTATTCATCATCGAATTTATATGTTTTGTTAATGCATCTTTTGGTAGAACTTTGTCCTTTTTTATTCGACTGCTATAAGAGCGTGCtaattgaaatacaaattttcgTTGTTGTTCGGAAGTTTCTTCTTCATTTGGTTCAACTATTGGTCCATCAGTATCTGTACAGTCAGATATACCAGCGACATTTGGCTCCTCAGCGCTGGTCAAACTATCGGAGTTGACCTTATCTAGTTCTTCAGTCGACTTATTATCAGAACGTTTGTGAAATTGACTAGGTGGATTTGATGACTTGCGAGAAATTTTAGTTTTAATGTTCGTGACCGCGTGTTTAAGAGTGCCCATTAAATTCTCGGTAGATGGCAAATGACTAGGACTGCTAACATCACTGGATGGAGTTGATACAGCACTCGATGTTGTTACGCAATCTGATTCACCCGGCTGAATGTCAACAGGAAATTTTGGAAGTAACGGCGGCGTATCCGGAGTGTTCGCTATATATTCTTCTAAATCGTTCCACAGTTCGCTTTTCGTTTTAGGcactgatttattatcattgtcattCCTCCACGACAGACTAAACGGTGACGTTTTACTGAGTCTCAAACCGATGTGTGGTTTATGTATAGGACTAGACTGGGCACTGAGCACCATTCGGTCAGTAAGTTTAGCACTGGGAACCGGTAAATCTTCCGATAAACTTTCCGATCGCGAAGACGACAAAGATTCGCAAATGTGGTCGTCGGAGAAACTAGCATTAATGTTACCAACATCTAACCTGTCTTTAGAAGACGTTAACATATTATACAACACATCACGAGGAGAAGTTGGTGAATGAACTCCTAGTTGTTTTTTCGGATGATTTTCACCGTATTTTCCCGATAAAGATTCGCGACTATGATTCAACGAACCTCGTCCAAACAGTTCGGCTAATCCACTGAGCGAAGTAATCGAGTTTTTACGTCGCGGTTTCGCCGGTTTGCTTTCCTGTTCGCTCGAATCACGTTTACCGGAAAATGAATGTGAGCGATTAACACTTTGTTTTGTCGGGGATTTCAGGTCGCTGTTCGGTGAcgatttattgtttattcgCATACTTCCTATTTTTAACCATGGTAGATCTTTTTCATCAAAACTAACCGATCGCCGACAACCGGGTTTAAACTTATCGTCATCTGTATCCAACGGATCAGTGTCCTCTGTGTCTGCACGCTTGCCTTTGCTCAAAATTTGCATCATATGTTCGCGATAAGCAGCACCAAACAACAGATTGTCGTAAATTCCGCAGGGATTCGTATTTTTCGGAAGAGTTAATGACTTGCATTCTTCCTCCAACAACGCGAAGCCATCctcatcattttcatcgtcatcatcatcgataTCACTGTAAGAAATGTCTTTTGATTCGAACTGATCAACAGCATCACCATACTGACCATTAGTGCGAGTTTTATTATACGAAGGCAGTGAACTCGAACTACAATGCTCCCGTAATATTTCACGGGCTTCGCTCAGATCGATATAATCGCCGAGATTTTCTTCCGATTTCGCGCCGCTCTTTTTCGATCGCGCGAACTGAACGTTTAAATACAACGATTCGTCGTCGGAATCCGGCGGATTCACTAGTTCGCAATGGCCATCTTTATAAGCCAGCGTTACGTAGTCATCGTCGAAGCGCTGCTTCGATTGATTCGAATTCGATGAGTTTTCAGTATTATCATCGGAATCTAAGTCCATGCTCTCCGATGAACTGTGGTGTTGCTGATCGCGTTTCGGCATCGAGCGATGCTTCGTACGAGATTTTCGATCGGCGATTGATTTCGAGTCGACGCGATTCAGTTCTGTCGCGATTCGAAAACTCTCGCGTCTGGCGAATTGAGCCAAACGTCTTTTCAGAGTACTGTACATTCCATTTTCAGCTGTGTCTTCATTTTCAGCTCGTGCTGGAAGATTACAGGCTTCGTAGACGGTTTCATTATCCATTTCTTTCAAAGTTTCAATTTGGTCTTCGTTTTCCTCCTCTTCCTGATGTTTTTCCATGAGATTCGTGAGTTCACCGCCATAATCGACGCTACGACTTCGAGGGCGGGGCTGACGAACTTTCCTAGTACGGCCTGGAGTTCCATTGCTTAGTTCCTgcaataataaaataaatttattttaatcagaaaataaaaattacgAATTCATACTTTAAACCCAACATAACTGCATGCAAACTGAAGAGGTTTTTTCCACGAAATTCGATTCATTTCAACCGGTGAAAAGGTTTTTCACATCATATTAAACTTATTCTTTCGTCAAAATGATCAAATGAAACGAGTACAACCGAGAACAATGTGGAATTGGTGAAAGCCAAGCAAGTGTACATGCACATACCCTAACAAATTCGCCATTAGAAAGTTTCACTTGGATATCTCCAGTGCTAAGTTTCCGACGTATTGGTGGTGACTGAAACAATGAGAATGATGTGACAGCATGCTTTACACATAATGgtacaaaaacaactttactCGAACCACacaaaatgatgaaaacatATTCGAGGGGTTACAATTTACGGGGAACTACCCATCAAACTTAACAACAGTGACAAAATTTGTAGTAAATCATCGAGTGAAATATACTAAATCAGTTTCCACTCAGGACGAGGTAAATATGGAGAAAATATAAATGGCTCTCAGAGCCTATAAAGGAAAATGTGCATGTGCAAGCTGCTTTCAGACTTGCGAAgcgaaaaaattaattgattggaaTAGAACGTTCCAATTACTAATGATTGTACTTCAGATGGTGGTTGTAGTAAAAACTGAATGTGGGTTAAGTAGATAAGTGTACTTGGAGAGAAAAATTATGTTAACTTGTTATTTTTCTTAATATGGCTGATAGAATTAATGAGTcacaattagaaaaataacatTAAGTGTATTACTCGGACATgcttttaacaaaaatcaagTTCGATGACTTTTAAAGTCAAAACTTAGATGTTGCTTTGAGAACGTGcatgaaattcaattaatgAACGGATATAAAATACCACCAAATTTGAGTTCTTATTTCAGTGCTTAATGCAGAAATTTAGAAGGCTGGATTACTAACGATTAAATGGTACCTTCAGCAAATATGAGCAAAAATAGAATGGCAACTGCAATTCATAAGatatacaaattgaaaaaatctcAAATATTCCAACTGCtttcatttttatacaatCGAATCTCTCAGATAAAAGTTAACTACCGGTATAATATAATTGAATACTGTGCATATGGCTATAATATGATCGCGTTTCCCACAGTAAACATCAAGCACACTTCAAAATTACGATCTACAGGATGAATAAGCTACGTGATACTCTTATGAATGAGAATGAATTACAAGGTACAGGTTCACAGGTGCAAGCATATTGACGAAGGGGAAAAAAATACTTACAGCTTTTGGACTTGAAAAAACATCGGACTGAAAGGGAACAGGTATTGAAGATAAACAGAATGTATAAGATTTAAACGTATGATGATCAACTGATGCTTATCGTAAAAGACTTACCTTCCTGTTTAGCACCTTCTTCGTTCGTTGCGAtcgtaaaatatgaaaatctgGAAGCAAGGAGAaacagaattgaaaattctataatGGAAAATGTGGGTGCAAATCctttataaaagcttacctgGAATGAATGTACCCGACTTTCTCCTGCCTTTGCGTTTGTCTAAATATTCAGGCGCGTTGTGTTGCCTGTGTTTAGATGGATCAATATTCTCCATGTTTCGGTTATctaaaacgaacaagcaacattcatttcaaagaagCTTAGCAATAAGATTATATTCTCCACAACGACTACTGgatgaaatggaaatattttttacGAACCTCCATCTATGTCACCCAACATCATGACTAACTTCTTTGCCTTGTCAGGTATGATTGCGTTGTAATTTTCAAGTATAAGACGTTTAATTTCTTGACACCAGCGACGTTTCTGGTCTAGCGTCTTAGCTTGTAGCGTATACTGGTTTTTAGGATTATTAAATGGAATGACATGGAAGCTCAAGGGTTCTTTTGGAATGCTTTCGATCAACATAAGATTTGAACActgaaaaaagaagaaagtgaTACAATACTACTTTCAGTTTTAAAAGTGCCTAGCACTGCCCTTTTACTACTGCTGTAAATGGATAGACCAGATTATGAAAGCATCGGCCAAGAAACTACTATGATTCAAACCCATGAATCTTGGTGAcattaatgaaaattgatgGCTCAAACCAATGCCTTTCACTCAGTACAAGTTGATGACACTTCTATCATGAATCCATTCTTTTTCAAGTGGCAGGTGGCAAAACATAGTGAAACCCACCATACATACGGTATGAATATTCAACGAGCCACAGATCGACGCGTGaagtttcattagaaaaatcttgaaaactAGCTAGCAAACAATACAGAACAAAGCACCAGCAAATTAATTACTTTCAACTGCAATGACTCATGTACCGCACAATTATCTGGGGGCGACATGTTTGGGTGCAAATAGAACATGTAGTAGTAGACAGCCAATAGCGATAAGAAAGTCAGTCAAACATCTTCACGTTCGAATCTATCTATACCCTGATTTACTGTAATGGAGAAAATTCtctaagtataaaaaatcTCCGACAAGCATCAATACATACATTAAAAGTACGATGATTTAGGAGCAAAGTTTATTTACGGTTatgtgttttcatttttttccggCGTACAAGTTTACAAGAGCGCTGAAGCGACGCATTCTATTTTAGGAACTTAGAGCGGAAGATATTGCTAAGTAGctatttatacatttagagagagagagagagatcgGTGAAGATATCGAACAAACAGTTTTT
It includes:
- the LOC141910927 gene encoding uncharacterized protein LOC141910927 isoform X2; translated protein: MDGKSRRNGVKPSEQRRQINNDKGSSVDLAPSLLTLYDDYGLHNHNHGIKNSPPPPPPPDNSSFLSRAPANYNADLCLVENRNMSETGVLTSTSSALIKPSSSTTTTTTRTNGESLSSKVSVPSPVKVTDPAVALVSTAKRPLSISSTSSSTSSTSSLNRSSCKKMAGDPSSRCQLSPPFERKDCESFEDMQSDDDLLEGQNEDAALLDESDSILVSPQKLENSESTQSIMDRVVAEVLDTERTYVRDLQEIIEGYLNFFTESGNDLFPAETLQELFGNIRELHNFNSGFLENLELCEIDPVKVANCFVDHQNGFSIYADYCTNYPMSMAMLTTCMRQPEIGDAFKQRQIALSHALPLGSYLLKPVQRILKYHLLLQNMLNNVDESMDGYETISEALSGMTNMARHINEMKRKHEHAVRIQEIQSILYQWQGEDLTTYGELLAEDTFRMYGAKAYRHLFLFEKTLLITKRKEDGSLSCKACIMCSNLMLIESIPKEPLSFHVIPFNNPKNQYTLQAKTLDQKRRWCQEIKRLILENYNAIIPDKAKKLVMMLGDIDGDNRNMENIDPSKHRQHNAPEYLDKRKGRRKSGTFIPDFHILRSQRTKKVLNRKSDVFSSPKAELSNGTPGRTRKVRQPRPRSRSVDYGGELTNLMEKHQEEEENEDQIETLKEMDNETVYEACNLPARAENEDTAENGMYSTLKRRLAQFARRESFRIATELNRVDSKSIADRKSRTKHRSMPKRDQQHHSSSESMDLDSDDNTENSSNSNQSKQRFDDDYVTLAYKDGHCELVNPPDSDDESLYLNVQFARSKKSGAKSEENLGDYIDLSEAREILREHCSSSSLPSYNKTRTNGQYGDAVDQFESKDISYSDIDDDDDENDEDGFALLEEECKSLTLPKNTNPCGIYDNLLFGAAYREHMMQILSKGKRADTEDTDPLDTDDDKFKPGCRRSVSFDEKDLPWLKIGSMRINNKSSPNSDLKSPTKQSVNRSHSFSGKRDSSEQESKPAKPRRKNSITSLSGLAELFGRGSLNHSRESLSGKYGENHPKKQLGVHSPTSPRDVLYNMLTSSKDRLDVGNINASFSDDHICESLSSSRSESLSEDLPVPSAKLTDRMVLSAQSSPIHKPHIGLRLSKTSPFSLSWRNDNDNKSVPKTKSELWNDLEEYIANTPDTPPLLPKFPVDIQPGESDCVTTSSAVSTPSSDVSSPSHLPSTENLMGTLKHAVTNIKTKISRKSSNPPSQFHKRSDNKSTEELDKVNSDSLTSAEEPNVAGISDCTDTDGPIVEPNEEETSEQQRKFVFQLARSYSSRIKKDKVLPKDALTKHINSMMNKDSKKSKPIELGSTSLTRQRPPRPQRSYANNSPLASCVELTCERIAEMSCKNAESSNSYSDVDSCKETGEEYIKGLQNLACHNSSGSDAGDEMSRHDDDPDFSPHDAGCSNGQVVGKYQGITIRDTVRMIEQRNYTTKVNTAKPPLPVCEKSGTLRRERGSMIAERLKSLEKSSQSTLSGSPRLSRAKYRDYGIRFTSGAMSDCGGYDGHSSDASEDPGMMSDPGTNRDSQELDAETLANMRGLVKQLVTKFQSDKPPQTDEEC
- the LOC141910927 gene encoding uncharacterized protein LOC141910927 isoform X1, which produces MDGKSRRNGVKPSEQRRQINNDKGSSVDLAPSLLTLYDDYGLHNHNHGIKNSPPPPPPPDNSSFLSRAPANYNADLCLVENRNMSETGVLTSTSSALIKPSSSTTTTTTRTNGESLSSKVSVPSPVKVTDPAVALVSTAKRPLSISSTSSSTSSTSSLNRSSCKKMAGDPSSRCQLSPPFERKDCESFEDMQSDDDLLEGQNEDAALLDESDSILVSPQKLENSESTQSIMDRVVAEVLDTERTYVRDLQEIIEGYLNFFTESGNDLFPAETLQELFGNIRELHNFNSGFLENLELCEIDPVKVANCFVDHQNGFSIYADYCTNYPMSMAMLTTCMRQPEIGDAFKQRQIALSHALPLGSYLLKPVQRILKYHLLLQNMLNNVDESMDGYETISEALSGMTNMARHINEMKRKHEHAVRIQEIQSILYQWQGEDLTTYGELLAEDTFRMYGAKAYRHLFLFEKTLLITKRKEDGSLSCKACIMCSNLMLIESIPKEPLSFHVIPFNNPKNQYTLQAKTLDQKRRWCQEIKRLILENYNAIIPDKAKKLVMMLGDIDGDNRNMENIDPSKHRQHNAPEYLDKRKGRRKSGTFIPDFHILRSQRTKKVLNRKSDVFSSPKASPPIRRKLSTGDIQVKLSNGEFVRELSNGTPGRTRKVRQPRPRSRSVDYGGELTNLMEKHQEEEENEDQIETLKEMDNETVYEACNLPARAENEDTAENGMYSTLKRRLAQFARRESFRIATELNRVDSKSIADRKSRTKHRSMPKRDQQHHSSSESMDLDSDDNTENSSNSNQSKQRFDDDYVTLAYKDGHCELVNPPDSDDESLYLNVQFARSKKSGAKSEENLGDYIDLSEAREILREHCSSSSLPSYNKTRTNGQYGDAVDQFESKDISYSDIDDDDDENDEDGFALLEEECKSLTLPKNTNPCGIYDNLLFGAAYREHMMQILSKGKRADTEDTDPLDTDDDKFKPGCRRSVSFDEKDLPWLKIGSMRINNKSSPNSDLKSPTKQSVNRSHSFSGKRDSSEQESKPAKPRRKNSITSLSGLAELFGRGSLNHSRESLSGKYGENHPKKQLGVHSPTSPRDVLYNMLTSSKDRLDVGNINASFSDDHICESLSSSRSESLSEDLPVPSAKLTDRMVLSAQSSPIHKPHIGLRLSKTSPFSLSWRNDNDNKSVPKTKSELWNDLEEYIANTPDTPPLLPKFPVDIQPGESDCVTTSSAVSTPSSDVSSPSHLPSTENLMGTLKHAVTNIKTKISRKSSNPPSQFHKRSDNKSTEELDKVNSDSLTSAEEPNVAGISDCTDTDGPIVEPNEEETSEQQRKFVFQLARSYSSRIKKDKVLPKDALTKHINSMMNKDSKKSKPIELGSTSLTRQRPPRPQRSYANNSPLASCVELTCERIAEMSCKNAESSNSYSDVDSCKETGEEYIKGLQNLACHNSSGSDAGDEMSRHDDDPDFSPHDAGCSNGQVVGKYQGITIRDTVRMIEQRNYTTKVNTAKPPLPVCEKSGTLRRERGSMIAERLKSLEKSSQSTLSGSPRLSRAKYRDYGIRFTSGAMSDCGGYDGHSSDASEDPGMMSDPGTNRDSQELDAETLANMRGLVKQLVTKFQSDKPPQTDEEC
- the LOC141910927 gene encoding uncharacterized protein LOC141910927 isoform X3; this encodes MSETGVLTSTSSALIKPSSSTTTTTTRTNGESLSSKVSVPSPVKVTDPAVALVSTAKRPLSISSTSSSTSSTSSLNRSSCKKMAGDPSSRCQLSPPFERKDCESFEDMQSDDDLLEGQNEDAALLDESDSILVSPQKLENSESTQSIMDRVVAEVLDTERTYVRDLQEIIEGYLNFFTESGNDLFPAETLQELFGNIRELHNFNSGFLENLELCEIDPVKVANCFVDHQNGFSIYADYCTNYPMSMAMLTTCMRQPEIGDAFKQRQIALSHALPLGSYLLKPVQRILKYHLLLQNMLNNVDESMDGYETISEALSGMTNMARHINEMKRKHEHAVRIQEIQSILYQWQGEDLTTYGELLAEDTFRMYGAKAYRHLFLFEKTLLITKRKEDGSLSCKACIMCSNLMLIESIPKEPLSFHVIPFNNPKNQYTLQAKTLDQKRRWCQEIKRLILENYNAIIPDKAKKLVMMLGDIDGDNRNMENIDPSKHRQHNAPEYLDKRKGRRKSGTFIPDFHILRSQRTKKVLNRKSDVFSSPKASPPIRRKLSTGDIQVKLSNGEFVRELSNGTPGRTRKVRQPRPRSRSVDYGGELTNLMEKHQEEEENEDQIETLKEMDNETVYEACNLPARAENEDTAENGMYSTLKRRLAQFARRESFRIATELNRVDSKSIADRKSRTKHRSMPKRDQQHHSSSESMDLDSDDNTENSSNSNQSKQRFDDDYVTLAYKDGHCELVNPPDSDDESLYLNVQFARSKKSGAKSEENLGDYIDLSEAREILREHCSSSSLPSYNKTRTNGQYGDAVDQFESKDISYSDIDDDDDENDEDGFALLEEECKSLTLPKNTNPCGIYDNLLFGAAYREHMMQILSKGKRADTEDTDPLDTDDDKFKPGCRRSVSFDEKDLPWLKIGSMRINNKSSPNSDLKSPTKQSVNRSHSFSGKRDSSEQESKPAKPRRKNSITSLSGLAELFGRGSLNHSRESLSGKYGENHPKKQLGVHSPTSPRDVLYNMLTSSKDRLDVGNINASFSDDHICESLSSSRSESLSEDLPVPSAKLTDRMVLSAQSSPIHKPHIGLRLSKTSPFSLSWRNDNDNKSVPKTKSELWNDLEEYIANTPDTPPLLPKFPVDIQPGESDCVTTSSAVSTPSSDVSSPSHLPSTENLMGTLKHAVTNIKTKISRKSSNPPSQFHKRSDNKSTEELDKVNSDSLTSAEEPNVAGISDCTDTDGPIVEPNEEETSEQQRKFVFQLARSYSSRIKKDKVLPKDALTKHINSMMNKDSKKSKPIELGSTSLTRQRPPRPQRSYANNSPLASCVELTCERIAEMSCKNAESSNSYSDVDSCKETGEEYIKGLQNLACHNSSGSDAGDEMSRHDDDPDFSPHDAGCSNGQVVGKYQGITIRDTVRMIEQRNYTTKVNTAKPPLPVCEKSGTLRRERGSMIAERLKSLEKSSQSTLSGSPRLSRAKYRDYGIRFTSGAMSDCGGYDGHSSDASEDPGMMSDPGTNRDSQELDAETLANMRGLVKQLVTKFQSDKPPQTDEEC